A single region of the Ptychodera flava strain L36383 chromosome 9, AS_Pfla_20210202, whole genome shotgun sequence genome encodes:
- the LOC139141201 gene encoding uncharacterized protein codes for MTNFVTRSLIDVPYLRELKLAPPSMLTRLDATSFEISVLIGADYYWDFVEDRVIRGSGPTAVSSKFGYLLSGPIHSGKATKNPATILHILTDTYEEESQLRVYWDLETIGIKDELLENNKTKDDFELYRDTHLRIENGKYVAWLPWKPDHPALPTNYNIAEMRTRSMARRLTPDILEAYDKIISDQKARDFIEKTTDNESERRSGHYLPHHPVKKDSATTPIRIVYDCSCKQSTDSPSLNDCLLTGPPLLNDLTQILLRFRVNRIAFSSDIEKAFLHVRLDESDRQFTKFLWLSEPMNPESPFKTYCFKVILFGAVSSPFILNAVVKTHLESHERTPTSTDLENNIYVDNILSGTDNNDDAVEYYEESNHLFESCGFNLRSWSSNCEDIRVLAERDNKLEPDTNVNALGLRWLTETDELTYAKKDHKPIDSLTTKREVVRTTASLYDPLGYLSPVHVKAKVFIQQLWKKGLAWDEPLGNEMCKQWTDIAHDLSKTTELKFKRQYFDSPIQPDSQDHDLHVFADASKKAYGAVAYLRHGNKTAIVMAKTRVAPLKELTLPQLELMAALENPADLLTRGISARNLETNKLWWNGPSWLHHGDWPISELFDSAIHHVSLSAARDDDLLGNSDQTGDNKIVSEPEREMPVTGIQFIVDANRYSKLPKLLRVSALVLRFVSNLKKSTVRKRGPITADEIQHAELIWIKHIQQETYGRRSVQQKVQFATTQKQLKLFADESGILRCDGRLQNAPIGYDVKFPILLPNNHRFTDHLILDAHSRLLHAGVQSTVTNLQQRFWIPKLRHTARSLLRKCVTCRKISGTSYTYPVQALQTDRVNITPPFTVTGVDFTGALYIKSTKTVRDTKVYACLFTCAVTRAVHLELVTDLSTRGFLQAFRRFAARRSLPSKMISDNATNFISASDELNRLFDAPEVKDYLVNKRVEWKFIPKRAPWFGGFWERLIGLTKNAIKKTLGRAYVTYDELNTLLTEVEAMLNDRPITYVSADVRDNIPLTPAHLLHGRPLTTLPYLSVDDDELTDPTYGNHDELNKRYTLLTTLHTRFWRRWVSEYLPALRGEP; via the exons ATGACTAACTTTGTCACACGATCGCTCATCGATGTACCCTACCTACGAGAACTGAAACTAGCTCCCCCGTCGATGCTCACCCGTTTGGATGCTACTTCATTCGAGATATCTGTGTTGATCGGTGCGGACTATTATTGGGATTTTGTAGAAGATCGCGTGATTCGTGGCTCAGGACCTACCGCCGTGTCCTCAAAGTTCGGATATCTCCTTTCCGGTCCCATTCACTCAGGAAAGGCGACCAAAAACCCAGCCACGATTCTACACATTCTCACAGACACCTACGAAGAGGAGTCTCAACTCAGAGTTTATTGGGATCTCGAGACAATCGGCATCAAAGACGAACTGCTCGAAAACAACAAAACGAAAGATGACTTCGAACTGTACAGAGACACTCACTTGCGCATCGAAAATGGCAAGTATGTGgcatggttgccatggaaaccagaCCACCCGGCCCTACCTACAAACTACAATATCGCGGAGATGCGTACGCGTTCTATGGCTCGCAGACTGACACCGGACATTCTGGAGGCTTATGACAAAATCATTTCCGACCAAAAGGCGCGGGATTTCATCGAAAAAACCACAGATAATGAAAGCGAGCGTCGCAGTGGCCACTATCTGCCACATCACCCAGTCAAGAAAGATTCAGCCACGACGCCAATACGGATTGTTTATGACTGTAGTTGCAAGCAGTCGACCGATTCTCCAAGTTTGAACGATTGCCTACTAACGGGCCCGCCTCTACTGAACGACCTAACGCAAATTCTACTTCGATTTCGGGTAAACCGCATCGCCTTTTCGAGCGACATCGAAAAGGCCTTTCTACACGTGCGATTGGATGAAAGTGACCGTCAGTTTACAAAGTTCTTGTGGTTATCCGAACCAATGAACCCGGAAAGTCCGTTCAAAACGTATTGTTTCAAGGTGATACTCTTTGGCGCCGTCAGCTCCCCATTCATCCTCAACGCGGTTGTAAAGACCCACTTAGAATCTCACGAACGCACCCCAACTTCGACCGACCTCGAGAACAATATTTACGTGGATAATATCCTCAGCGGAACCGATAACAACGACGATGCGGTCGAATACTATGAAGAGTCAAACCACCTGTTTGAATCGTGCGGATTTAATCTACGAAGCTGGTCGTCTAACTGTGAAGATATTCGCGTGCTTGCAGAAAGAGACAATAAACTCGAACCGGACACTAACGTAAACGCACTTGGACTCCGTTGGTTGACTGAAACAGATGAACTAACGTACGCCAAGAAAGATCACAAACCGATCGATAGTCTCACCACGAAACGCGAAGTCGTCAGAACAACAGCGAGCTTGTACGACCCTCTTGGCTACCTCTCTCCAGTTCATGTCAAGGCAAAGGTGTTCATACAACAATTATGGAAGAAAGGACTGGCCTGGGATGAACCCCTTGGTAACGAAATGTGTAAACAGTGGACAGATATAGCGCATGATCTCAGTAAAACTACAGAGCTGAAATTCAAGCGACAGTACTTCGATTCTCCAATTCAACCTGACAGCCAAGACCACGACTTACACGTGTTTGCCGATGCAAGCAAGAAGGCATATGGTGCGGTCGCATACCTTCGTCATGGCAACAAGACCGCAATCGTGATGGCCAAAACTCGAGTTGCGCCTCTCAAAGAACTAACTTTACCTCAGTTGGAGTTGATGGCTGCCTTG GAAAATCCAGCAGATTTGCTAACCCGAGGGATTTCTGCGCGTAACCTTGAGACAAACAAACTTTGGTGGAATGGACCCTCTTGGTTACACCACGGCGACTGGCCAATCAGCGAACTGTTTGACAGTGCTATACACCACGTTTCACTGTCAGCTGCAAGAGACGACGATCTCCTTGGTAACTCAGATCAAACAGGAGATAACAAAATTGTCAGCGAACCGGAACGCGAAATGCCAGTGACTGGTATACAATTCATTGTGGACGCGAACAGATACAGCAAACTGCCAAAACTCCTTCGCGTGTCTGCCTTGGTCTTAAGATTCGTCTcgaatttgaagaaatcaacTGTTCGGAAACGCGGACCCATCACTGCAGATGAAATACAACACGCGGAACTCATTTGGATCAAACATATCCAACAAGAGACTTACGGCAGACGTTCAGTGCAACAGAAAGTACAGTTTGCTACAACACAGAAACAACTGAAACTTTTCGCCGACGAAAGCGGAATACTGAGATGCGATGGAAGATTACAGAACGCGCCTATTGGCTACGATGTGAAATTCCCGATTTTATTGCCGAACAATCATCGATTCACCGATCACTTAATTCTCGACGCACATTCACGACTTCTTCACGCTGGAGTCCAGTCAACTGTAACAAACTTACAGCAGCGATTCTGGATCCCGAAACTACGACATACTGCGAGATCTCTCCTGAGAAAGTGCGTCACATGCCGTAAGATAAGCGGAACTTCGTACACATATCCAGTACAGGCACTACAAACAGACCGTGTGAACATTACACCACCGTTTACTGTGACAggagtagactttactggagcGTTGTACATCAAATCTACGAAAACTGTACGTGACACTAAGGTGTACGCGTGCCTATTCACCTGTGCAGTAACACGCGCGGTTCATTTAGAGCTAGTCACTGACTTATCGACGAGAGGTTTCCTGCAAGCATTCCGTCGCTTCGCAGCGAGACGTTCACTTCCTAGTAAAATGATCTCGGACAACGCGACTAACTTCATATCAGCATCAGACGAATTGAACCGATTATTCGACGCGCCTGAAGTGAAGGACTACTTGGTGAATAAACGAGTTGAATGGAAATTCATACCCAAACGAGCCCCATGGTTTGGGGGGTTTTGGGAGCGATTGATTGGGCTAACGAAGAACGCCATAAAGAAAACTCTGGGACGTGCGTATGTAACCTACGATGAGCTGAACACCCTGCTAACTGAAGTCGAGGCAATGCTGAACGACCGGCCGATAACGTATGTCTCTGCCGACGTTAGAGACAATATACCGTTAACTCCAGCTCATCTACTGCATGGTCGTCCCTTGACTACGTTGCCATATCTATCTGTTGATGATGACGAACTCACTGACCCTACATATGGCAACCACGATGAGTTAAACAAACGCTATACTCTGCTAACTACACTTCACACGCGATTCTGGCGTCGATGGGTGTCAGAGTATTTACCAGCTCTACGCGGAGAGCCATAA